In Chryseobacterium turcicum, a single window of DNA contains:
- a CDS encoding isoaspartyl peptidase/L-asparaginase has product MKIIIHGGFFSESDQSHEVKTAKQNSLKSIAEKAYQYLQTHSAVDTVAYAVSLLEDDELFNAGIGSQIQSDGIIRMSAALMDGETQKMSGVINIQDVKNPIFVAKELMKEDDRVLGGNGAKIYADKNGFENFSTEIPQRRKEYEAKLANGGKGTVGCVAIDKNGNLAVATSTGGKGFEIPGRISDSATVAGNYANEFCAVSCTGVGEDIVSNATSAKIVTRVTDGMSLKEAFDKTFAELKTIDGFAGAIAIDKNGNMYHQDSYPTMVFASFDGNQFEIFK; this is encoded by the coding sequence ATGAAAATTATCATCCACGGCGGTTTTTTCTCTGAAAGCGACCAAAGCCACGAAGTAAAAACAGCAAAACAAAATTCTTTAAAAAGCATCGCAGAAAAAGCATATCAATATTTACAAACCCATTCAGCGGTTGATACGGTTGCCTATGCAGTTTCACTTTTGGAAGATGATGAATTATTTAATGCAGGTATTGGCTCACAAATTCAGAGTGACGGAATTATAAGAATGAGTGCCGCTTTGATGGATGGTGAAACCCAGAAAATGAGTGGTGTTATCAATATTCAAGATGTGAAGAATCCTATTTTTGTGGCGAAAGAATTAATGAAAGAAGACGACCGGGTTTTAGGTGGAAATGGCGCTAAAATATATGCTGATAAAAACGGATTTGAAAACTTCTCAACAGAAATTCCTCAACGAAGAAAAGAATACGAAGCTAAACTGGCAAATGGCGGAAAAGGAACGGTAGGCTGTGTTGCCATCGATAAAAATGGGAATTTAGCTGTTGCCACTTCTACCGGAGGAAAAGGTTTTGAGATTCCGGGAAGAATTTCAGATTCTGCAACGGTAGCTGGAAATTATGCCAATGAATTTTGCGCAGTAAGCTGCACCGGAGTGGGTGAAGATATTGTAAGCAACGCCACTTCAGCTAAAATTGTGACAAGAGTAACTGACGGAATGAGCCTGAAAGAAGCTTTTGACAAAACTTTTGCAGAATTAAAAACAATTGACGGTTTTGCCGGAGCGATTGCGATTGATAAAAACGGAAATATGTATCATCAAGACTCATACCCCACTATGGTTTTTGCAAGTTTTGATGGAAATCAGTTTGAAATATTTAAATAA
- a CDS encoding cyanophycinase codes for MKPVGKLIIIGGAVNKGSFSETDYDQNVEKNLNFFERGILRKIITESKNKENSIIEVVTTASQIPQIVGAEYKKAFEFLGAKNVNILDIHNREEANSDAIVARANAADVVMFTGGDQLRLTSILGGTRFHDAILLKYQEQDFIYSGTSAGAAAASENMIYQGSSSEALLKGEIKTTQGLGLIDNVIVDTHFVQRGRIGRLFQAVVNNPRTLGIGLGEDTGLFIHNDIMTAVGSGLVIIVDGRFIKDTNLTNINLGEPISIDNLTVHVMSMNDHYDLTTRKLTIENSQFNPIPQT; via the coding sequence ATGAAACCTGTTGGAAAATTAATTATTATTGGTGGAGCTGTTAATAAAGGCAGTTTTTCGGAGACCGATTACGACCAGAATGTGGAAAAAAATCTCAACTTTTTTGAAAGGGGGATTTTAAGAAAAATCATTACTGAATCTAAAAATAAAGAAAACTCAATCATCGAGGTTGTGACTACTGCGTCGCAAATCCCTCAAATTGTGGGTGCTGAATATAAAAAAGCTTTTGAATTTTTAGGAGCCAAAAACGTCAATATATTAGATATTCACAATCGTGAAGAAGCTAATTCTGATGCTATTGTTGCAAGAGCCAATGCAGCAGATGTTGTGATGTTTACAGGTGGAGACCAATTAAGATTGACTTCAATTTTAGGAGGAACTAGATTTCACGATGCTATTTTACTGAAATATCAGGAGCAAGATTTTATCTATTCCGGAACTTCAGCAGGAGCTGCAGCAGCTTCTGAGAATATGATTTATCAGGGAAGCAGCTCTGAAGCTTTATTGAAAGGTGAAATCAAGACCACTCAAGGTTTAGGATTAATCGATAATGTAATTGTAGATACGCATTTCGTACAAAGAGGAAGAATCGGAAGACTTTTCCAAGCGGTTGTCAATAATCCTAGAACATTAGGAATTGGCTTAGGTGAAGACACCGGGCTTTTTATTCACAATGACATAATGACTGCAGTAGGATCTGGATTGGTAATTATTGTTGACGGAAGATTCATTAAAGATACCAATCTTACGAACATCAATTTGGGTGAGCCGATTTCAATTGACAATCTTACGGTTCATGTCATGTCGATGAACGATCATTATGATTTAACAACAAGAAAGCTGACGATAGAAAATTCGCAGTTTAATCCGATACCTCAAACGTAA
- a CDS encoding DUF1835 domain-containing protein has product MRAFHILNGDCLAEKFPKKLDGESIIWREALIDGSVSDNNFFENRKKFIKKNYDSESNYDELVVKEFQRIQNIPEDSDVFFWFEDDLFCQTNFWFLISKLNLNNTKVFRVFPKNKEKGFAETNENDLLEMFHFAKEITDTERKLISNHLEWFPIK; this is encoded by the coding sequence ATGAGAGCTTTTCACATTCTGAATGGTGATTGTTTAGCCGAAAAATTTCCAAAAAAATTGGACGGTGAAAGTATTATCTGGCGTGAAGCTTTAATTGATGGATCTGTTTCAGATAATAATTTCTTTGAAAATCGCAAAAAATTTATCAAAAAAAATTACGATTCAGAAAGCAACTATGACGAATTGGTCGTAAAAGAATTTCAAAGAATACAAAATATCCCAGAGGATTCTGATGTATTTTTCTGGTTTGAAGACGATTTGTTTTGTCAGACAAATTTTTGGTTTTTAATTTCGAAATTGAATTTAAATAATACAAAAGTTTTTAGAGTATTCCCAAAAAATAAAGAAAAGGGATTTGCAGAAACTAATGAAAATGACCTGCTGGAAATGTTTCATTTTGCAAAAGAAATTACTGATACAGAAAGAAAATTAATATCTAACCATTTGGAATGGTTTCCAATAAAATAA
- a CDS encoding ATP-grasp domain-containing protein, producing MAKKVGILFGMEDTFPWAFIDKVNELGGGEIIAEAVNIDKLEQGADYGYAVIIDRISQDVPFYRAYLKNAALNGTYVINNPFWWSADEKFFNNALMSKLGIPLPKTVLLPSHERPTDTSETSFRNLKFPHDWEYIFDYVGFPAYMKPHDGGGWKSVYRVENPQDLWDKLSETEQLVMMVQEEIVFQDYYRVYCLGQKYVHIMPYEPRNAPHLRYETTHQTEGEDLKKLLKTIHDYTIKMNQALGYDFNTVEFAVRDGIPYAIDFCNPAPDADRNSVGEENFAWIVEHSAKLAIEKAKEYVPGKPNISWGTFVKDSVK from the coding sequence ATGGCAAAAAAAGTAGGAATTTTATTCGGTATGGAAGATACGTTTCCGTGGGCATTCATTGATAAAGTAAACGAACTCGGAGGCGGTGAAATCATCGCTGAAGCAGTAAATATAGATAAACTGGAACAAGGTGCAGATTATGGTTATGCCGTAATTATTGACCGAATCTCTCAAGATGTACCTTTCTACAGAGCTTATCTGAAAAATGCAGCTTTAAATGGAACCTATGTCATTAACAACCCTTTTTGGTGGAGTGCCGATGAAAAATTCTTCAACAATGCTTTGATGTCAAAACTTGGAATACCTTTACCGAAAACTGTTTTGCTTCCTTCACATGAAAGACCTACAGATACTTCAGAAACTTCATTCAGAAACCTAAAATTTCCACACGATTGGGAATATATTTTTGATTACGTAGGATTTCCGGCTTATATGAAACCTCACGATGGGGGTGGCTGGAAAAGCGTTTACAGAGTAGAAAATCCGCAAGACCTTTGGGATAAACTGAGCGAAACAGAACAGTTGGTAATGATGGTTCAGGAAGAAATTGTATTTCAGGATTATTACAGAGTATATTGTTTAGGACAAAAATACGTTCACATTATGCCTTATGAGCCAAGAAATGCACCTCACTTGAGATATGAAACGACTCATCAAACAGAAGGTGAGGATTTAAAAAAATTACTGAAAACAATTCATGATTATACCATTAAAATGAATCAGGCTTTAGGATATGATTTCAACACCGTAGAATTTGCGGTAAGAGACGGAATTCCTTACGCTATTGATTTCTGTAACCCTGCTCCGGATGCAGACAGAAACTCTGTAGGAGAAGAAAATTTTGCCTGGATTGTAGAGCATTCAGCAAAATTAGCCATTGAAAAAGCTAAAGAATACGTTCCCGGAAAACCAAATATTTCATGGGGAACTTTCGTAAAGGACTCTGTAAAATAA
- a CDS encoding carboxylate-amine ligase yields the protein MHQFTIGIEEEYQIIDVESRDLISHVSKIIEGGKAVLSENLKHEMHESMIEMETGICQNIQEAQAELTNLRRHLINTAHEQGLRVSGGGTHPFSNWEHNTITNGERYNKIVDDMGDVARGNLIFGLHVHIGIPNREEGVRIQNVMRYFLPHVYALSVNSPFWIGRSTGFKSYRQEIFVKFPRTGIPSYFNSLAEFDSYVDLLVKTGTIDNAKKIWWDLRVHPFYPTIEFRICDMPLRIEETVCLAAIMQSLVAKIYKLHQQNLSFRSYRRLLLNENKWRASKDGIHSKLIDFGKEESVPYPDLLKELLEFIDDVVDELGCRKEVEYAWKILENGTGADRQLAIYKETGDLKKVVDYMISETEYGITHGETASQ from the coding sequence ATGCATCAATTTACAATAGGAATCGAAGAAGAGTATCAGATTATCGATGTTGAAAGCCGTGATTTAATTTCTCATGTTTCAAAAATTATTGAAGGCGGAAAAGCTGTTTTAAGTGAAAATTTAAAGCATGAAATGCACGAATCAATGATTGAAATGGAGACCGGAATTTGCCAAAACATTCAGGAAGCACAAGCTGAACTCACCAATCTTAGAAGACATTTAATTAATACCGCCCACGAACAAGGTTTAAGAGTTTCCGGAGGTGGAACTCATCCTTTTTCAAACTGGGAACACAATACGATTACAAACGGCGAACGTTACAATAAAATTGTAGACGATATGGGTGATGTTGCCCGTGGAAATTTAATTTTCGGGTTGCATGTTCACATCGGGATTCCCAATCGTGAAGAAGGCGTGAGAATACAGAATGTCATGCGTTATTTCCTTCCGCATGTGTATGCACTTTCGGTAAATTCACCTTTCTGGATTGGCAGAAGTACAGGTTTTAAATCTTACAGACAGGAAATCTTCGTAAAGTTCCCAAGAACCGGTATTCCAAGTTATTTTAATTCTTTGGCAGAGTTTGACAGCTATGTTGACCTTTTGGTAAAAACCGGAACGATTGATAATGCTAAAAAAATATGGTGGGATTTGCGTGTTCATCCCTTTTATCCTACCATTGAGTTCAGGATTTGCGATATGCCTTTAAGAATTGAAGAAACAGTTTGTTTAGCGGCAATTATGCAAAGTTTAGTGGCTAAAATCTATAAACTTCATCAGCAAAATTTAAGTTTCAGAAGTTACCGAAGGTTACTGCTTAATGAAAACAAATGGCGTGCTTCCAAAGATGGAATTCATTCTAAACTGATTGATTTTGGTAAAGAAGAATCGGTACCCTATCCTGATCTTTTAAAAGAACTTTTAGAGTTTATCGATGATGTTGTAGATGAATTAGGATGCAGAAAAGAAGTAGAATATGCTTGGAAAATTTTGGAAAACGGAACCGGCGCAGACCGTCAATTGGCTATTTACAAAGAAACCGGAGACCTCAAGAAAGTTGTTGATTATATGATTTCTGAGACAGAATATGGCATCACTCATGGCGAAACTGCTTCGCAATAA
- a CDS encoding type 1 glutamine amidotransferase, translated as MKEVRIALLDMNNNQANQGFKNIKEISENFKKQSEENISITSFDVRHKNEIPNIKDFDIFISSGGPGNPHREGFEWEQKFADFLDEVYEHNKQNEAKKYLFLICHSFQLASIHWDLGNICKRKSYSFGVQPIHKTEEGEDEFLFKNLPDPFYAVDSRAYQFIEPHIERFEELGMRMVAIEKSRPHIDLERAIMAVRFSDEIFGTQFHPEANPDGMLENLKDEKNKEAMIENFGMEKYLETVDRINDEDKIVLTQSQILPRFLSDAKRNILKQKTATA; from the coding sequence ATGAAAGAGGTAAGAATTGCTTTGCTGGATATGAATAATAATCAGGCAAATCAGGGATTTAAAAATATTAAAGAAATCTCTGAAAACTTCAAAAAGCAATCGGAAGAAAATATTAGCATTACAAGCTTTGATGTAAGACATAAAAATGAAATTCCAAATATTAAGGATTTTGATATATTTATTTCATCTGGCGGACCGGGAAATCCTCACCGTGAAGGTTTTGAATGGGAACAGAAATTTGCAGATTTTTTAGATGAAGTTTATGAACACAATAAGCAGAATGAAGCCAAGAAATATCTTTTTTTAATTTGTCATTCCTTCCAATTAGCAAGTATTCATTGGGATTTAGGGAATATCTGCAAAAGAAAATCTTACTCATTTGGTGTGCAGCCTATTCACAAAACAGAAGAAGGTGAAGATGAATTTTTATTCAAAAACTTACCTGATCCTTTTTATGCAGTAGATTCCAGAGCGTATCAATTTATTGAGCCTCATATAGAGCGTTTTGAAGAATTGGGAATGAGAATGGTGGCGATTGAAAAATCCCGTCCACATATCGATCTTGAACGAGCAATTATGGCAGTTCGATTTTCTGATGAAATTTTCGGAACACAGTTTCATCCAGAAGCTAATCCTGATGGAATGCTGGAAAATCTGAAAGATGAAAAAAATAAAGAAGCCATGATTGAAAACTTCGGTATGGAAAAATATCTGGAAACCGTAGACCGAATTAATGACGAAGACAAAATTGTTCTTACACAATCTCAAATTCTACCTCGCTTTTTAAGCGATGCTAAGAGAAATATTTTGAAACAAAAGACGGCAACAGCTTAG
- a CDS encoding TerD family protein, whose protein sequence is MTAILEKSQVTNIFRDSKSNDAIYTLGVNWGKIEIQKRNFLGIKTKKITLDIDLDLTCIMFDAQKKAIDWIYSPKYNSWLIHHNFPLGKYHSKDNAFNHFYKTLNDDSEYKKTIKINPKKIGNEIETVFFYLSIDRKKIKETDFSMVESVNLKINEDVKVDHPLVEFNVIPNYNKRNKGILVLGKLFRENNEWKFKAIGKGIDEQKFIKLTRGF, encoded by the coding sequence ATGACAGCAATTTTAGAGAAAAGTCAGGTCACCAATATATTTAGAGATTCTAAAAGCAATGATGCAATTTATACTTTGGGTGTAAATTGGGGGAAAATAGAAATACAGAAACGTAATTTTTTAGGAATAAAAACAAAAAAAATTACTTTAGATATTGACCTTGACTTAACTTGCATTATGTTTGATGCTCAAAAAAAAGCAATCGACTGGATATACTCTCCGAAATACAACAGCTGGCTTATTCATCATAATTTCCCTTTAGGTAAATACCATTCAAAAGACAACGCCTTTAATCATTTTTACAAAACATTAAACGATGATTCTGAGTATAAAAAAACGATAAAAATAAATCCTAAAAAAATAGGGAATGAAATAGAAACGGTATTTTTTTATTTAAGTATTGATCGAAAAAAAATAAAGGAAACCGATTTTTCAATGGTAGAATCTGTGAATTTAAAGATTAATGAAGATGTAAAAGTTGATCATCCATTAGTCGAGTTCAACGTTATACCCAATTATAATAAAAGAAATAAAGGAATTTTAGTCTTAGGAAAACTTTTCCGTGAAAATAATGAGTGGAAATTTAAAGCCATAGGGAAAGGAATTGATGAGCAAAAATTTATTAAACTTACTCGTGGATTTTAA
- a CDS encoding thermonuclease family protein, with protein sequence MIYKIFLLLLFPIIIFSQNKSYKVIGVKDGDTVEISMDGKPQVVRLSHIDCPEKKQPFGNNAKQFASDLCFGKKVKLSTGWKKDRNKRLLAEIILSNGKNLNKELVKNGLAWHYKKYSKDNSYDDLEKYARKLKVGLWNDKTPTAPWEWRKSRKKSSKPTLSTIAKSK encoded by the coding sequence ATGATTTATAAAATTTTTCTTCTCTTACTATTTCCAATTATTATCTTTTCGCAAAATAAATCTTACAAAGTAATCGGGGTAAAAGACGGTGATACTGTAGAAATATCAATGGATGGAAAACCGCAAGTCGTGAGACTTTCGCATATTGATTGTCCTGAAAAAAAACAGCCGTTCGGAAACAACGCAAAACAGTTTGCATCAGATTTGTGCTTTGGAAAAAAAGTTAAACTTTCTACAGGTTGGAAAAAAGATCGTAATAAAAGATTGCTTGCGGAGATTATATTATCAAACGGGAAAAACCTTAATAAAGAACTCGTAAAAAATGGTTTAGCTTGGCATTACAAAAAATATTCGAAAGACAATAGTTATGATGATTTAGAAAAGTATGCAAGAAAACTGAAAGTAGGATTATGGAATGACAAAACTCCTACAGCACCTTGGGAATGGAGAAAATCCCGAAAAAAATCTTCGAAACCAACTTTATCTACAATTGCTAAAAGCAAATAA
- a CDS encoding alpha/beta hydrolase-fold protein has product MPHIEHTDYYSNILGTSLKVEVTGHYGYPIIMFPTSQGLYTQNHDFHLNSSINYFIEQGKVKLYNVQTIDAWTFYDEKISPQQRIRNYEKYVQFLIQEFVPYIQKIHQTHRVAIAGASFGGYHAANFAFRFPDVISHLLCLSGAFSIRNFMDGYDDELVYFNCPREFVKNDEAWKYKHMHIVLSTSDEDICKEKNVEMAEILASKGINFWYDEKKWINHDWPLWRMVFPTYIGTFF; this is encoded by the coding sequence ATGCCTCATATAGAACATACAGATTATTATTCCAATATTTTAGGAACAAGCCTTAAAGTGGAAGTTACAGGTCATTACGGTTATCCGATTATTATGTTTCCTACTTCTCAGGGTTTATATACTCAAAATCACGATTTTCACCTGAACAGCAGCATTAATTATTTTATTGAGCAGGGAAAAGTAAAGCTATATAACGTTCAAACAATCGATGCGTGGACTTTTTATGACGAAAAAATTTCGCCTCAGCAAAGAATCAGAAATTATGAAAAATATGTACAGTTTCTAATTCAGGAGTTTGTTCCTTACATTCAAAAAATACATCAGACCCATCGTGTTGCCATTGCAGGAGCGAGTTTTGGAGGCTATCATGCTGCGAATTTTGCATTCAGATTTCCGGATGTAATTTCACATTTACTCTGTCTTTCGGGAGCGTTTAGCATCAGAAATTTCATGGATGGATATGATGATGAACTGGTTTATTTTAATTGTCCAAGAGAGTTTGTAAAAAATGATGAAGCTTGGAAATATAAACATATGCATATTGTTTTGAGTACTTCTGATGAAGATATCTGCAAAGAAAAAAATGTAGAAATGGCAGAAATTTTAGCCTCCAAAGGAATCAATTTTTGGTATGATGAAAAAAAATGGATTAATCACGACTGGCCTCTTTGGAGAATGGTCTTCCCAACGTATATCGGTACATTTTTTTAA
- a CDS encoding class I SAM-dependent methyltransferase: MENYLEINKKSWNAKVEPHLKSDFYFVDEFLKGRTSLNSIELGLLGDVKDKKILHLQCHFGQDSISLSRMGAKVTGMDLSDKAIEAGKDLAEQCNTDTEFICSDVYDLPNILNEKFDIVFTSYGTIGWLPDLKKWASVIDHFLKPDGQFVIAEFHPVVWMFDDNFKDIAYNYFNEKPIIETYEGTYADFSAEIVQEYVMWNHSLSEVMQSLMDENLIIEKFQEFDWSPYPCFKHIVEFEKGKWRTEKFGNKIPMVYAISAQKKSS; this comes from the coding sequence ATGGAAAACTATTTAGAAATCAACAAAAAATCGTGGAACGCCAAAGTAGAACCGCATCTGAAATCTGACTTTTATTTTGTAGATGAATTTTTGAAAGGAAGAACATCATTAAATTCTATAGAACTAGGACTTTTAGGAGATGTTAAAGACAAGAAAATTTTGCATTTGCAGTGTCATTTCGGGCAAGATTCTATTTCACTCTCAAGAATGGGAGCAAAAGTTACAGGAATGGATCTTTCGGATAAAGCGATTGAAGCTGGGAAAGATTTAGCAGAACAATGCAATACTGATACAGAGTTTATCTGCTCTGATGTATATGATTTACCAAATATTTTAAACGAAAAATTTGATATTGTTTTTACAAGTTACGGAACAATTGGCTGGCTTCCTGACTTGAAGAAATGGGCGAGTGTAATTGATCATTTTTTAAAACCTGACGGACAGTTTGTCATCGCCGAATTTCATCCTGTTGTTTGGATGTTTGATGACAATTTTAAAGACATTGCCTACAATTATTTTAATGAAAAGCCAATTATAGAAACCTACGAAGGAACGTATGCTGATTTTTCTGCCGAAATCGTTCAGGAATACGTGATGTGGAATCACTCGTTATCAGAAGTAATGCAAAGTTTGATGGATGAAAACTTGATAATAGAGAAATTTCAGGAGTTTGACTGGTCACCTTATCCTTGTTTTAAGCATATTGTAGAGTTTGAAAAAGGAAAATGGCGAACCGAAAAATTTGGAAATAAAATACCCATGGTTTATGCTATTTCAGCACAAAAAAAGTCATCGTAA
- the cphA gene encoding cyanophycin synthetase, with product MKIEKIQALRGPNIWSIRRKKLIQMRLDLEEMENFPTNKIEGFRERIERLMPSLISHRCSEGTIGGFFHRIETGTWMGHVIEHIALEIQTLAGMDTGFGRTRETKTPGVYNVVFDYIEENAGIYAAEQAVEIALALIEDKDYDVNACIRKLKEIRERVRLGPSTGSIVEEAVSRKIPWIRLGSNSLVQLGYGINQQRFQATITGNTSSIAVDIACNKELTKRMLHDAAIPVPMGDLIVDEEELQSVIKKIGYPIVIKPLDGNHGKGSSINVNDWVSSVIGLEHAQKYSRKVIVEKYITGYDFRVLVINNKMVAAARRVPAHIVGDGESNIEQLIEKENQDPRRGYGHENVLTEINVDKDTLELLEKLQYTLETVPQKGEIVYLKSTANLSTGGTSIDVTDMVHPENITMAERISKIIGLDVCGIDIMAENLTQPLKESGGAIIEVNAAPGFRMHLAPSEGLPRNVAAPVVDMLYSQGKPFTIPIIAVTGTNGKTTTTRLISHIVKNNGYRVGFTTSDGIYIQNTMLTKGDTTGPISAEFILKDPTVEFAVLETARGGILRSGLGFSQCDIGVLTNIKEDHLGMNDIHNLKDLTKVKRVVLDSVKKNGWSVLNAEDEYSMRIINDLPSNVAIFSLDENNPYIKKFAKEGRITCVYEEGFVTIKKGDWKIRIGKVKDFPITMEGKAKFMIDNVLAASLACYLYGFGIEDISNSLRTFIPSAQLTPGRLNVFKFKNFKVLIDFAHNPSGYEAIEDYLKNVESTKKIGIISGVGDRRDEDIRLCGKIAGRMFDHIIIRNEKHLRGRTEEEINSLIIDGMQSSGRDVSYETIPKEIEALKHAMGMAEDGTFITALSDVISNAIDLVQEYQARELLEDDRI from the coding sequence ATGAAAATTGAGAAGATACAGGCTTTGCGTGGTCCAAATATTTGGAGCATAAGAAGAAAGAAGCTGATACAGATGCGTTTGGATCTGGAGGAAATGGAAAACTTTCCTACCAATAAAATCGAAGGTTTTCGTGAAAGAATAGAACGTCTTATGCCTTCGCTTATTAGTCATCGTTGTTCTGAAGGAACGATAGGCGGTTTTTTTCATAGAATAGAAACCGGAACTTGGATGGGGCATGTGATTGAGCACATCGCCTTAGAGATTCAAACTTTAGCGGGTATGGATACTGGTTTTGGACGAACACGTGAGACAAAGACTCCCGGAGTTTACAACGTAGTGTTTGATTATATAGAAGAAAATGCAGGGATTTATGCTGCTGAACAAGCGGTAGAAATTGCTTTAGCTTTAATAGAAGATAAAGATTATGATGTTAATGCCTGTATTCGAAAATTAAAAGAAATAAGAGAACGTGTACGATTAGGTCCTTCTACTGGAAGTATCGTTGAGGAAGCTGTTTCAAGGAAAATTCCGTGGATACGACTGGGCAGCAATTCTTTAGTGCAATTGGGTTACGGGATTAATCAACAGAGGTTTCAGGCGACAATTACTGGGAATACAAGCTCAATTGCTGTAGATATTGCGTGCAATAAAGAATTAACCAAAAGAATGCTTCATGATGCTGCAATTCCTGTTCCGATGGGAGATTTAATTGTAGATGAAGAAGAATTACAAAGCGTTATCAAGAAAATTGGATATCCTATCGTGATTAAACCTTTAGACGGAAATCATGGCAAAGGTTCTTCCATTAATGTCAATGATTGGGTTTCTTCGGTTATTGGGCTAGAACATGCTCAAAAATATTCAAGAAAAGTAATTGTTGAAAAGTACATTACCGGATACGATTTCAGAGTTTTGGTGATTAATAATAAAATGGTTGCGGCGGCGAGAAGAGTTCCTGCACATATTGTAGGAGATGGAGAGTCTAATATTGAGCAATTAATTGAAAAGGAAAATCAAGATCCAAGAAGAGGGTATGGACATGAAAATGTGTTAACCGAAATTAATGTTGATAAAGATACTTTAGAATTACTCGAAAAACTTCAATATACGTTAGAAACGGTTCCTCAAAAAGGGGAAATAGTTTATCTGAAATCTACGGCGAATCTTTCTACTGGTGGTACTTCTATTGATGTAACCGATATGGTGCATCCTGAAAATATCACAATGGCAGAAAGAATTTCAAAAATCATTGGTTTAGATGTCTGTGGAATCGATATTATGGCAGAAAATCTTACTCAACCTTTGAAAGAAAGCGGTGGAGCGATTATCGAAGTAAATGCAGCGCCTGGTTTCAGAATGCATTTGGCTCCAAGCGAAGGTCTTCCGAGAAATGTTGCGGCTCCGGTTGTTGATATGTTATATTCACAAGGAAAGCCTTTTACGATTCCTATTATTGCGGTAACCGGAACCAATGGTAAAACAACAACGACAAGACTAATTTCTCATATCGTTAAAAATAATGGCTATAGAGTAGGTTTTACTACATCTGATGGAATTTATATTCAAAATACGATGTTAACGAAAGGGGATACTACCGGTCCCATTTCTGCGGAATTTATTCTAAAAGATCCTACCGTAGAATTTGCCGTTTTGGAAACTGCACGTGGTGGAATTCTTCGTTCAGGTTTAGGGTTTTCTCAGTGTGATATCGGAGTTTTAACCAATATTAAAGAAGATCATTTAGGAATGAATGATATTCACAATCTAAAAGATCTTACCAAAGTAAAAAGGGTAGTGCTCGACAGTGTAAAGAAAAACGGATGGAGCGTTTTGAATGCTGAAGATGAATATTCAATGAGAATTATCAACGACTTGCCAAGTAATGTTGCGATTTTCAGTTTGGATGAAAATAATCCATACATCAAAAAATTTGCTAAAGAAGGTCGTATAACTTGTGTTTACGAAGAAGGTTTTGTAACCATTAAAAAAGGTGACTGGAAGATCAGAATTGGCAAAGTAAAAGACTTCCCGATTACGATGGAAGGAAAGGCAAAATTCATGATTGATAACGTTTTGGCGGCAAGTTTAGCTTGCTACCTTTACGGTTTCGGAATTGAAGATATTTCCAACTCACTTCGTACATTTATTCCAAGTGCACAGTTGACTCCTGGAAGATTGAATGTATTTAAATTTAAAAACTTTAAAGTTTTAATAGATTTTGCACACAATCCTTCAGGTTACGAAGCAATTGAAGATTACCTTAAAAATGTAGAGTCAACCAAAAAAATCGGAATTATTTCTGGTGTTGGAGATCGTCGAGATGAAGATATAAGACTGTGCGGAAAAATTGCCGGAAGAATGTTTGATCATATCATCATTAGAAATGAAAAACACCTTCGTGGACGAACAGAAGAAGAAATCAATAGCTTGATTATCGATGGAATGCAATCTTCGGGAAGAGATGTAAGCTATGAGACGATTCCCAAAGAAATTGAAGCCTTAAAACATGCCATGGGAATGGCGGAAGATGGTACTTTTATTACCGCTTTAAGCGATGTTATTTCCAATGCGATTGACCTTGTTCAGGAATATCAAGCGAGAGAATTGCTTGAGGATGATAGGATTTAA
- a CDS encoding YtxH domain-containing protein has protein sequence MGNKTNGILALLGLGALAYWKYKKSTPEQQQAVKDKINSAKDNLNQWGNDLKDKANEVASQAQSKFEEAKSKVEDSASK, from the coding sequence ATGGGAAATAAGACAAACGGAATATTAGCTTTATTAGGATTAGGTGCTTTAGCATATTGGAAATACAAAAAATCTACTCCAGAGCAGCAGCAAGCTGTAAAAGACAAAATTAACAGTGCTAAAGATAATTTGAACCAATGGGGAAATGATTTGAAAGATAAAGCAAATGAAGTGGCTTCCCAGGCTCAAAGCAAATTTGAAGAAGCAAAGTCAAAAGTAGAAGATTCTGCCTCTAAATAA